The genomic segment CTTCTGGCTGATGCAGTATTAATGGATCTCCTGGGCTGTGAGGCCGGCctgcgctctctctcacacacacacacacacacacacacacacacacacacacggaggctcGGCAGCGCTTGCATTTACACTCCTCTCCCCATTCAGCTGCTCCCCAGCCGCAGCGCTACACAGCTAACCATTTCAAGTGCTATCGATTTGAACACCGCCTGTTGTTCATCACCTACCCTaccgtgtgtgtgggggggattcACAGAGCACCCTCAGAAAAGCctttgtgtttatatgtgtgtgacaGATGTTGAAAACCCCAACCACGGTGCTACAGCCCATAATTACAGCTAGTGTTGAAAAGCTGGAGCCACTGGTGTCACATCACAAGTGTAGAGCCGTTCTaacccgttccctctctccctccccctcagtcCCAGAAACTGGCTGCTCCTATCAGACGTCCTGAAGAGACTCAGAATGTCCTCCAGGGCGTTCAGGGCAGCCTTCGCCCATCTGGAGGTAGCAACCATCGCCGAGGCAGAGTTCTACAAGCAGGCGTCACTGTCGCAGCTCTTCTCATGCCCCGACGAGCTCGCCGCCTTCCTCCCCGACAGCAAGGAGCTGCTGGACCTGGTTGAGACCAGCTCGGAGCTGGCTGCGCTGCTGGGCTCCTCGCTAGAGTGTTTGGACAGCCGATGGGAGCCCAAAGGGGCCCGGGTCAAAGCTAAAGCCCACTCGTGACcctgagatacacacacagagggtgaCTCTCAATAAGATCTACTTTCTCCTGAAGTGGACACTCCTTCACTAGTTCCCACAAATCTGGTGCAGTTATTTGGCTAGTGGTAGTTTTCCACCATGTTTCTCATACCAGTCCTTTCCTTTGAAATCGGTGAAGGGAAGTGAACActttgggaggaaggagagagtatTGGGACgtagccaacacacacacatgctccatGTGTACGTTCCCATGCCCTGTGAGGACTGGACGTTGAATACTGGACAGTATCCCTTCAAAGAGGAAACAGACCCCAGCGCCACACAAActgcattttttaaataaatatatgatATATGTGTACATTAACAGCCGATTTTAtttgttctatatatatatatatatatatatatatgtatgtatatccATACTGTATATCTGCTGCTTTGGTTGTCATGTTGTGGTCagttgtgggttttgacactgtTTGGGTTGACTAGGCTTAGTGAACAGGTCAGGAGCAATGTGAGTCGAATGTGGACCTCTGAGGTAAAGGTTATTGTTTGACTTTGTATCATGGCAGTGCACTTGATTTGAGCTTTACCGACCCAT from the Oncorhynchus nerka isolate Pitt River unplaced genomic scaffold, Oner_Uvic_2.0 unplaced_scaffold_2420, whole genome shotgun sequence genome contains:
- the LOC135567188 gene encoding BCL-6 corepressor-like; this encodes MSSRAFRAAFAHLEVATIAEAEFYKQASLSQLFSCPDELAAFLPDSKELLDLVETSSELAALLGSSLECLDSRWEPKGARVKAKAHS